In the genome of Solibacillus silvestris, one region contains:
- a CDS encoding cation acetate symporter yields MNLVSAGFFIGIVGLTLIVTYIAARRTSSASDFYTAGGGLKGWQNGFAIAGDYLSAAAFLGVSGAIALTGFDGFFFSVGYVVANLVLLYIIAEPMRNLGRYTLADMLTARFNEKRIRGVAATGTIIIVILYMIAQLVGAGALIKLLFGIEYWMAVLIVGVMMTTYVLFGGMTATSWVQIIKAGLLLFGTTLLAFLVFSKFDFNLVKMFDTVSTNYGDEYLVPGMKYTSTIDSVSMMLALVLGTSGLPHILMRFFTVKDAKTARASISWTTWITAIFFSLTIFLGFGAMHFVGFDKIIAENAAGNTAAPLLAEFLGGNILLSFICAVAFATILAVVSGLVLTGASAISHDIYGEILKDGKLTEKQQVLAARIGSISIAIVSIILALFAQSLNVSFLVSFAFCIGASANLPVILYTIYWKKFNANGAVAAMVTGLVSCLVLGALGPNIWSPTGNAIFVGEPLVNLAVPAIITIPLSFFAGYLGSILTAHKVERAESERVYKEIRVKAHTGISVQDVSH; encoded by the coding sequence ATGAATCTTGTTTCAGCAGGTTTCTTTATTGGTATCGTCGGTTTAACCTTGATTGTTACATATATCGCGGCTAGGAGAACTTCTTCAGCAAGTGATTTCTATACAGCTGGCGGTGGTTTAAAAGGTTGGCAAAATGGGTTTGCCATTGCTGGTGACTACTTATCGGCAGCTGCATTTCTAGGGGTTTCCGGAGCGATTGCATTAACAGGCTTTGACGGCTTCTTCTTCTCTGTCGGATATGTCGTTGCAAATTTAGTTCTACTATATATAATAGCAGAACCGATGCGTAATTTAGGACGCTATACTTTGGCTGATATGCTGACAGCGCGTTTTAATGAAAAACGGATTCGCGGTGTCGCTGCTACAGGCACAATCATTATTGTAATTTTGTATATGATTGCCCAATTGGTTGGTGCCGGCGCGTTAATTAAGCTTTTATTCGGTATTGAGTATTGGATGGCTGTTTTAATTGTAGGGGTCATGATGACGACGTATGTACTGTTCGGCGGAATGACGGCAACGAGCTGGGTACAGATTATCAAAGCAGGTCTGTTATTGTTCGGTACAACACTATTGGCGTTTTTAGTATTCTCGAAGTTTGATTTTAATTTAGTGAAAATGTTTGATACGGTTAGCACAAATTACGGTGACGAGTATTTAGTACCTGGTATGAAGTATACATCTACAATCGATTCGGTTTCGATGATGCTTGCATTAGTGCTCGGTACATCGGGTTTACCACATATTTTAATGCGCTTCTTTACGGTAAAAGATGCGAAAACGGCGCGTGCATCGATTTCATGGACAACATGGATTACAGCGATTTTCTTCTCGCTGACAATCTTCTTAGGTTTTGGTGCAATGCACTTCGTCGGGTTTGATAAAATCATCGCAGAAAATGCTGCGGGTAACACGGCTGCCCCATTGTTGGCAGAGTTTTTAGGCGGCAATATTTTATTATCATTTATTTGTGCGGTTGCGTTTGCTACTATATTAGCGGTTGTATCCGGGTTAGTATTAACAGGTGCATCAGCGATTTCGCATGACATTTATGGTGAGATTCTTAAAGACGGGAAATTAACAGAAAAGCAACAAGTATTAGCAGCAAGAATCGGTTCGATTTCCATTGCAATTGTTTCTATCATTTTGGCATTATTTGCGCAAAGCTTAAACGTTTCATTCCTTGTATCCTTTGCATTTTGTATCGGGGCTTCGGCGAACTTACCAGTTATCCTTTACACGATCTATTGGAAGAAATTCAATGCAAACGGCGCGGTTGCAGCAATGGTTACCGGTTTAGTATCTTGTCTTGTATTAGGTGCGCTAGGCCCTAACATTTGGAGTCCTACAGGAAATGCGATTTTCGTAGGCGAACCGCTCGTGAACTTAGCAGTACCTGCTATTATTACGATTCCTTTAAGTTTCTTTGCAGGTTATTTAGGTTCTATATTAACAGCACATAAAGTGGAACGTGCAGAGTCGGAACGTGTTTATAAAGAGATCCGCGTCAAGGCACATACAGGTATTTCTGTACAAGATGTTTCTCATTAA
- the gyrB gene encoding DNA topoisomerase IV subunit B (negatively supercoils closed circular double-stranded DNA), with the protein MVKNQTGISYNEDAIQVLEGLEAVRKRPGMYIGSTDSRGLHHLVYEIVDNAVDEALAGYGNHIIVKIHEDNSISVRDHGRGMPTGMHKMGKPTPEIIFTVLHAGGKFGQGGYKTSGGLHGVGSSVVNALSSFLEVTIYRDNQIYRQRFEQGGKPATSLDMIGKTKETGTLVHFLPDPSIFSVIKYNYDTLAERLRESAFLLKGLKIELIDARGEGQHEIFYYENGIEAFVTYLNEEKDVLHPVKYVEGTIQEIEVEFALQFNDGYSETILSFVNNVRTRDGGTHETGAKTALTRVFNEYARKIGLLKEKDKNLEGTDIREGLTAIVSVRIPENLLQFEGQTKGKLGTSEARSAVDTVVSEQLMYVLEENAELSASLVRKAIRAQQVREAARKARDDARNGKKKKSSTLLSGKLTPAQSKNASRNELYLVEGDSAGGSAKQGRDRTFQAILPLRGKVINTEKAKLQDIMKNEEIATIIHTIGAGVGADFSVEDAAYDKVVIMTDADTDGAHIQVLLLTFFYRYMRPLIEAGKVYIALPPLYKVSKGSGKKQELMYAWTEQELSAATKKIGKGYIIQRYKGLGEMNADQLWDTTMNPETRTLIRVKIEDGARAERRITTLMGDKVEPRRKWIESNVNFGMEEDASILENEFIQHEEVNE; encoded by the coding sequence TTGGTAAAAAACCAAACCGGTATTTCGTATAATGAAGATGCCATTCAAGTATTAGAAGGTTTAGAAGCCGTACGCAAAAGACCAGGGATGTATATTGGTTCTACAGATAGTCGAGGTCTTCACCACTTAGTGTATGAAATTGTAGACAATGCAGTGGATGAAGCGCTTGCTGGATATGGAAATCATATCATCGTGAAGATTCATGAAGATAACAGTATTAGCGTGCGTGACCATGGTCGTGGTATGCCAACAGGTATGCATAAAATGGGTAAACCAACCCCGGAAATTATTTTCACCGTCCTTCATGCAGGCGGAAAGTTTGGACAAGGCGGCTATAAAACAAGTGGTGGTTTACATGGTGTTGGTTCATCTGTTGTAAACGCCTTATCATCATTTTTGGAAGTAACGATTTACCGTGATAACCAAATTTATCGCCAGCGCTTTGAGCAAGGCGGGAAACCGGCGACATCGCTTGATATGATCGGGAAAACGAAGGAAACAGGAACACTCGTACATTTCCTGCCGGATCCATCGATTTTTTCTGTCATTAAATATAATTATGATACATTGGCAGAACGCTTACGTGAATCTGCATTTTTATTAAAAGGATTAAAAATTGAACTGATCGATGCCCGTGGAGAAGGACAGCATGAAATTTTCTATTATGAAAACGGGATTGAAGCGTTCGTCACATACTTAAACGAAGAAAAAGACGTATTACATCCGGTTAAATATGTAGAAGGCACAATTCAAGAAATTGAAGTGGAGTTCGCACTGCAATTTAACGACGGCTATTCCGAAACGATTTTATCGTTCGTCAACAATGTCCGTACTCGTGATGGGGGTACACATGAAACAGGTGCCAAAACAGCTCTGACACGTGTATTTAATGAATACGCCCGCAAAATCGGATTACTGAAAGAAAAAGATAAAAATCTGGAAGGTACCGATATTCGTGAAGGCCTGACAGCAATTGTTTCTGTCCGTATTCCTGAAAATCTGCTTCAATTTGAAGGTCAGACAAAAGGAAAGCTTGGTACATCTGAAGCTCGTTCAGCCGTTGATACCGTTGTTTCAGAACAATTAATGTATGTGCTTGAAGAAAATGCCGAGCTGTCGGCTTCTTTAGTGCGTAAAGCAATTCGTGCCCAACAAGTGCGTGAAGCAGCACGTAAAGCACGTGATGATGCCCGTAATGGGAAAAAGAAAAAATCAAGTACTCTTCTGTCTGGTAAGTTGACACCTGCACAGTCGAAAAATGCTTCAAGAAATGAATTATACCTAGTAGAGGGTGATTCTGCGGGTGGTTCGGCTAAGCAAGGTCGTGATCGGACGTTCCAGGCGATTTTGCCATTGCGCGGTAAAGTCATCAATACCGAAAAGGCAAAGCTGCAGGACATTATGAAAAATGAAGAAATCGCAACGATTATCCATACGATCGGTGCCGGTGTCGGAGCTGATTTTTCGGTGGAGGATGCCGCTTACGATAAAGTTGTCATCATGACCGATGCCGATACAGATGGTGCTCACATTCAAGTATTATTGCTGACATTCTTCTACCGTTATATGCGTCCGCTCATCGAAGCAGGAAAAGTATATATTGCGTTGCCGCCTCTTTATAAAGTATCAAAAGGATCCGGCAAAAAGCAGGAGCTTATGTATGCTTGGACAGAACAGGAGCTGAGTGCAGCTACGAAAAAAATCGGCAAAGGCTATATTATTCAGCGCTATAAAGGGTTAGGTGAGATGAATGCCGACCAGCTTTGGGATACAACGATGAATCCCGAAACACGTACATTAATCCGCGTTAAAATTGAAGATGGTGCTCGTGCAGAACGTCGTATTACGACATTGATGGGCGATAAAGTAGAGCCCCGCCGTAAATGGATTGAATCAAACGTCAACTTCGGCATGGAAGAGGATGCAAGCATTTTAGAAAATGAATTCATCCAGCATGAGGAGGTTAACGAATAA
- a CDS encoding DNA gyrase subunit A, with the protein MSFVEKFQDLPLEEVMGDRFGRYSKYIIQDRALPDTRDGLKPVQRRIMYAMFHEGNTFDKPFRKSAKTVGNVIGNYHPHGDTSVYDAMVRMSQDWKSRHMLVEMHGNNGSVDGDPPAAMRYTEARLSAIAAELLRDINKNTVEFVPNFDDQDMEPTVLPSRFPNLLVNGATGISAGYATDIPPHNLQEALDAVLMRLDNKNCTVDELMTVIKGPDFPTGGIIQGVDGIKKAYETGKGKIIVRSRTEIEQLKGNKEQIIITEIPFEVNKANMIRKMDELRVNDRRLDGISEIRDESDRNGLRIVVELKKDVPAQGILNFLLKSTDLQVSYNFNMIAIHNRRPMMMTLPLMLDAYIDHQKEIVRRRSQYDLTRAEDRLHIVEGLMKALSILDEVIETIRASKDKRDAKNNIIEKFGFSEEQAEAIVSLQLYRLTNTDITQLQKEQDELHELVVKLKAILEDEKKLIRVIKSELNDIKKRFTVPRLSTIEAEIEEIKVTRDVLVPSEEVVVTVTKDGYVKRTSLRSHSASNGKDFAMKDSDYLLYEANLNTQHHLLLFTSKGHYIYQPVHELPDIRWKDLGQHISSIVPIDSNEEIIEVIGIETFDQPNVYVFTATKEGQIKRSALADYIVTRYSKPIKTMNLKGEDEMIFARLVTDQEEVLLSTNTSYTIRFPMEDLPVTGVKTAGVKGIIVKEGEYLAAVALLKPDQEQELVIVTQRGAVKRMLLSELELGNRAKRGVVILKELKSNPHRIFTILVVNFRNTFTIETEKGVQETISVTSLTRADRYSNGSLRIDTEGDGAISRAYVEKTE; encoded by the coding sequence ATGAGTTTTGTAGAAAAATTTCAAGATTTGCCTTTAGAAGAAGTAATGGGTGACCGTTTTGGTCGCTATTCCAAATATATTATTCAAGACCGTGCATTACCGGATACACGTGACGGGCTAAAACCTGTTCAGCGTCGTATAATGTATGCGATGTTCCATGAAGGTAATACTTTTGACAAACCGTTCCGTAAATCGGCAAAAACAGTCGGAAATGTAATCGGTAACTATCACCCTCACGGAGATACTTCGGTGTATGATGCAATGGTCCGTATGAGTCAGGACTGGAAAAGCCGTCATATGCTGGTAGAAATGCATGGTAACAACGGTTCTGTCGATGGGGACCCGCCAGCCGCAATGCGTTATACGGAAGCGCGTCTATCTGCAATTGCCGCTGAACTGTTACGTGATATTAACAAAAATACAGTAGAATTTGTCCCGAACTTTGATGATCAGGATATGGAACCTACTGTCTTGCCATCTCGATTTCCAAATCTTTTAGTTAATGGCGCAACAGGGATTTCGGCTGGTTATGCGACGGATATTCCGCCACATAATTTGCAGGAAGCACTTGATGCGGTTTTAATGCGTCTGGATAACAAAAACTGTACAGTCGATGAACTGATGACCGTTATTAAAGGTCCCGATTTTCCGACAGGCGGTATTATTCAAGGTGTTGACGGCATTAAAAAAGCGTACGAAACAGGAAAAGGGAAAATTATTGTCCGTTCACGCACAGAAATTGAACAGCTAAAAGGCAATAAAGAGCAAATTATCATTACAGAAATTCCATTTGAAGTAAATAAGGCCAACATGATTCGTAAAATGGATGAGTTGCGTGTAAATGACCGCCGTTTAGACGGCATTTCCGAAATTCGCGATGAATCGGACCGTAATGGTTTACGAATTGTTGTGGAGCTGAAAAAAGATGTACCTGCACAAGGGATTTTAAACTTTCTATTAAAATCAACAGATTTGCAAGTTTCGTATAACTTCAATATGATTGCGATTCATAACCGTCGTCCAATGATGATGACACTGCCGCTTATGTTGGATGCGTATATTGATCACCAAAAGGAAATTGTGCGCCGCAGATCCCAGTATGACTTGACGCGTGCAGAAGATCGCTTACATATCGTTGAAGGTCTGATGAAGGCCCTATCTATTTTAGATGAAGTGATTGAAACAATCCGTGCTTCAAAAGATAAACGTGATGCGAAAAATAACATTATCGAGAAATTCGGCTTTTCGGAAGAACAGGCAGAAGCGATTGTCAGCCTTCAACTTTACCGGTTAACGAATACCGACATTACGCAACTGCAAAAAGAACAAGATGAGTTACATGAGCTTGTTGTGAAACTGAAAGCCATTTTAGAGGATGAAAAGAAATTGATCCGTGTTATTAAATCTGAATTGAACGACATAAAAAAACGCTTTACAGTACCTCGTCTTTCAACAATCGAAGCAGAAATCGAAGAGATTAAAGTAACGCGCGATGTATTGGTGCCGAGTGAAGAAGTTGTCGTAACCGTGACAAAGGACGGCTATGTAAAACGGACAAGCCTTCGTTCACACAGTGCTTCAAACGGCAAAGATTTTGCGATGAAGGATTCCGATTACTTGCTGTACGAAGCTAACTTAAATACGCAGCATCATTTACTCCTGTTTACGAGTAAAGGGCACTACATTTACCAGCCGGTACATGAGCTGCCTGATATTCGCTGGAAAGATCTCGGACAGCATATTTCAAGTATTGTGCCAATCGATTCAAACGAAGAAATTATCGAAGTCATCGGTATTGAAACGTTCGATCAGCCGAATGTGTATGTATTTACCGCTACAAAAGAGGGGCAAATTAAGCGCTCGGCACTCGCCGATTATATCGTCACTCGTTATTCGAAACCGATTAAGACAATGAATTTAAAAGGTGAAGACGAGATGATTTTTGCCCGCCTTGTTACAGATCAGGAAGAAGTATTGCTTTCAACGAACACGAGCTATACAATTCGTTTCCCTATGGAAGATCTTCCGGTAACAGGGGTAAAAACGGCAGGAGTTAAAGGAATTATTGTTAAAGAGGGCGAGTATCTTGCGGCGGTTGCATTGTTAAAACCGGATCAGGAACAAGAGCTCGTTATCGTAACACAGCGCGGTGCCGTCAAACGAATGTTATTATCGGAACTTGAACTAGGCAACCGTGCAAAACGCGGCGTCGTCATTTTAAAAGAATTGAAATCGAACCCGCACCGAATTTTTACAATTTTAGTTGTCAACTTTAGAAATACGTTTACTATTGAGACAGAAAAAGGCGTACAGGAAACGATCTCTGTGACATCCTTAACGAGAGCGGACCGTTATTCAAACGGTTCACTGCGGATTGATACAGAAGGCGATGGGGCAATTAGCCGCGCCTATGTGGAGAAGACAGAGTAG
- a CDS encoding cation acetate symporter — MSFTAIFFFVAIVGLTLVITWWASKRTSSASDFYTAGGGLTGWQNGLAIAGDYLSAASFLGIAGSIALFGFDGFFFSIGYLVAYLVVLYIVAEPLRNLGRFTLADMITARFDKAKVRGTAALSTITIVLFYMIAQLVGAGALIQLLLGIEYWMAVLLVGVMMTIYVLFGGMTATSWVQIIKACLLMLGTVIISFLVLAKFDFSIATMFTQMTTVTEHGEAYLNPGLRYTNGIDTISMLMALVLGTAGLPHILMRFFTVKDAQTARSSVIWATWIVGLFYVLTIFLGFGAAAFVGKDEIVAANPAGNMAAPLLAQALGGDILFSFVCAVAFATILAVVAGLVLSGASALSHDIYGQIIKKGKVTEKEAVKAARIGSIIISIVSILLALGAQTLNVAFLVSLAFCIAASANLPVIIYTIYWKRFNTSGAVTAMLTGLISALILVAVSPNVWNPVEGKAIFVGEPLIMLTNPALISVPLGFLGGFIGTLISKERNDLKYREVEVKAQTGISVQDISH, encoded by the coding sequence ATGAGTTTTACAGCGATATTCTTCTTCGTAGCAATCGTAGGTTTAACTTTAGTCATTACTTGGTGGGCGTCTAAACGTACATCTAGTGCATCAGACTTCTATACAGCTGGCGGCGGTTTAACGGGCTGGCAAAATGGTCTGGCGATTGCTGGTGACTATCTATCAGCAGCATCATTCTTAGGTATCGCCGGTTCGATTGCATTATTCGGTTTCGATGGATTCTTCTTCTCGATCGGTTACCTTGTAGCCTATTTAGTAGTTTTATATATCGTAGCAGAGCCATTACGTAACTTAGGCCGTTTCACATTAGCGGACATGATTACAGCTCGTTTCGATAAAGCAAAAGTTCGTGGTACAGCAGCATTATCTACGATTACAATTGTATTGTTCTACATGATTGCCCAGCTTGTAGGTGCAGGTGCCCTTATTCAATTACTGTTAGGTATTGAATACTGGATGGCGGTACTTTTAGTTGGTGTCATGATGACAATTTACGTATTATTCGGTGGTATGACAGCAACATCTTGGGTACAGATCATTAAAGCATGTCTATTAATGTTAGGTACTGTTATTATTTCATTCTTAGTATTAGCAAAATTCGACTTCTCTATCGCTACTATGTTTACTCAAATGACTACGGTAACTGAGCATGGTGAAGCTTACTTAAATCCAGGTTTACGTTATACAAATGGTATTGATACAATTTCAATGCTGATGGCGTTAGTACTTGGTACAGCAGGTCTTCCACACATCCTAATGCGTTTCTTCACAGTAAAAGACGCACAAACAGCTCGTTCTTCAGTAATTTGGGCTACTTGGATTGTTGGTTTATTCTATGTATTAACAATTTTCCTTGGTTTCGGTGCAGCAGCATTCGTTGGTAAAGACGAAATCGTAGCGGCGAACCCGGCAGGTAACATGGCTGCCCCACTTTTAGCGCAAGCGCTTGGTGGCGACATTCTATTCTCATTCGTGTGTGCGGTAGCATTCGCGACAATCTTAGCGGTAGTAGCAGGTTTAGTGCTTTCAGGTGCATCTGCCCTATCACATGATATTTACGGTCAAATTATTAAAAAAGGTAAAGTTACTGAAAAAGAAGCGGTTAAAGCAGCTCGTATCGGTTCAATTATTATCTCAATTGTTTCAATTCTATTAGCTTTAGGTGCTCAAACATTAAACGTAGCATTCTTAGTATCATTAGCATTCTGTATTGCGGCATCAGCAAACTTACCGGTAATTATCTACACAATCTACTGGAAACGTTTCAACACATCAGGTGCGGTTACAGCAATGTTAACAGGTTTAATCTCTGCATTAATTTTAGTTGCCGTATCTCCAAACGTATGGAATCCGGTGGAAGGTAAAGCAATCTTTGTTGGTGAACCGTTAATTATGTTAACGAACCCGGCATTAATTTCTGTACCTCTTGGCTTCTTAGGCGGATTTATCGGTACATTAATTTCTAAAGAAAGAAATGATCTGAAATACCGTGAAGTTGAAGTAAAAGCTCAAACAGGTATTTCTGTACAAGACATTTCTCACTAA
- a CDS encoding phosphopantetheinyl transferase, with translation MNIYIIEDWKNNVNTDEPKGNWASNLIESTFNIRIRKDERGKPYIIGEEKFINWSHTERFLVVAISTIGNIGIDAEHLIIPYEESLYGWILHEQEKTKLNAGTLFSEIWTRKEAILKYTGEGIHENMCELNSYALDYNISSFTYNNLSMSVCYEDCSDVLKLYTSAQ, from the coding sequence TTGAATATTTATATTATTGAAGATTGGAAAAATAACGTGAATACTGATGAGCCTAAAGGTAATTGGGCATCAAACCTTATTGAGAGTACATTTAATATTCGAATTCGAAAAGATGAAAGGGGCAAGCCTTATATAATCGGTGAAGAAAAATTTATCAATTGGAGCCATACAGAACGGTTTTTAGTAGTTGCAATCAGTACAATCGGGAATATTGGGATCGATGCGGAACATTTGATAATCCCTTATGAGGAATCATTATACGGTTGGATTTTACATGAACAGGAAAAAACCAAATTGAACGCGGGCACTCTGTTTTCAGAGATTTGGACGAGGAAAGAAGCGATTTTAAAATATACAGGCGAGGGCATTCATGAAAATATGTGTGAATTAAATAGCTATGCTCTTGATTACAATATTTCTTCATTTACATATAACAACCTTTCGATGAGCGTGTGTTATGAAGATTGTTCAGACGTTTTGAAATTATATACGAGTGCTCAATAA
- a CDS encoding thioester reductase: MNTILKEFKSVVARFSDSTAIKEGQKTITYKELNEESNKIANHLKENGLQKGEFVSIYLKRSMETVISILGIIKAGGVYVPLDPTHPVERNKYIINDTKSSNIITSENLLNSIQGMVTENTNFLLMENLKNLEHVNIEFTDDDINDLAYVIYTSGTTGNPKGTLIRQRGVINLMNYMLKEWSITNEDIIMQFATYSFDASILDTFASLYSGATLYLIDDAERMSEEGFLSVIQRENISIIPAIPTVFFNRIVNYVNERNLDIFKGVKIVGVAGELLTGDLARKFKSSIGEQIRFFNLYGPTETTAIVTCYEVPNNLSEAVFSVPIGDDLPGTKLYVVSEEGKVCETDEVGELWIASEGISLGYLNNKEKTEEAFIKNPFDENIYGGMLYKSGDLVKRLADGNIEFVSRKDTQVKIRGHRIEIAEIETRMNEIDGINDAVVVVEVIDGEKTLKGFFTSDEELSFNSIVENLKVTLPSYMIPSKLKQIKDIPFAPTGKADRKKLELLEADPVVLLKTGEIVEPRNEIEADILAAWKAVLELENIGVTDDLFDIGGHSLKIIAILSKLKAKYSTISIKDFFDLKTVENLAAKVQADAMLGAREFKKEFTQLTEYPKMAVTERLPEVETVLVTGATGFLGSHIADKLVQEGKRVILLVRGEDAVKRVSDTVKYFFNKEVSSNILVVKGDLTEKYLGLKEEEFKDLAARIDAIIHSAADVRHFGDREHFEKINVEGTQNIFELVNVNPAIVFHHISTVGVVEDLLAEGKWGLLEGTTEMPEGLSVESVYTDTKMIAEKWILDKAKENKQVFVYRMGNLVGRYSDGKFQSNIDANAFYRMLKLMILGKKAPKVLWKVDFTPIDFASEVVVNSVLKTDNSQRVYHVSHPNPITFEELIAVLNELDFDITMIEQEDYNAYILSDEMSEEVKNLAVAQLDGDGANDSNAVYDSNNTMQVLELTNIPVLNKEYIGKLINHAIAVGFIKETVMA; the protein is encoded by the coding sequence ATGAATACCATTTTAAAAGAGTTTAAGAGTGTAGTTGCGCGTTTCAGCGATTCAACAGCTATTAAAGAAGGCCAAAAAACAATTACATATAAAGAACTAAACGAAGAATCAAATAAAATCGCCAACCATTTAAAAGAAAATGGTTTGCAGAAAGGGGAATTTGTCAGCATTTACTTGAAGCGCAGTATGGAAACAGTCATCTCAATCTTAGGGATTATTAAAGCGGGCGGTGTGTATGTACCACTTGATCCTACACATCCGGTAGAGCGTAACAAGTACATTATTAACGATACAAAATCATCGAACATTATCACAAGTGAAAATCTTTTAAATAGCATCCAAGGGATGGTAACAGAAAATACGAATTTCTTGTTAATGGAGAACCTTAAAAATTTAGAACACGTAAATATCGAGTTCACAGATGATGATATTAACGATTTAGCATACGTTATTTATACTTCCGGAACGACGGGCAACCCGAAAGGAACTTTAATCCGTCAGCGCGGCGTAATTAATTTAATGAACTACATGTTAAAAGAATGGTCGATAACAAACGAAGATATTATTATGCAGTTTGCTACATACAGCTTCGATGCTTCCATTTTAGATACGTTTGCCTCTTTATATAGCGGTGCCACATTATACTTGATTGACGACGCGGAGCGTATGTCAGAAGAAGGTTTTTTATCAGTGATCCAACGTGAGAACATTTCTATTATCCCGGCGATTCCAACCGTATTCTTTAATCGCATTGTAAACTATGTGAACGAGCGAAATTTAGACATTTTCAAAGGTGTAAAAATCGTAGGTGTTGCAGGTGAATTATTAACAGGTGATTTAGCTCGAAAGTTCAAGTCAAGCATCGGGGAACAAATTCGTTTCTTTAATTTATATGGACCAACAGAAACTACAGCGATCGTAACGTGTTATGAAGTGCCAAACAACTTGTCTGAGGCTGTATTTAGTGTGCCGATTGGTGATGATTTACCGGGTACAAAACTTTATGTAGTCAGTGAAGAAGGAAAAGTCTGTGAAACAGATGAAGTAGGAGAACTTTGGATTGCATCGGAAGGGATTTCTTTAGGCTATTTAAATAATAAGGAAAAAACAGAAGAGGCATTTATTAAAAATCCTTTTGACGAGAATATTTATGGCGGAATGCTGTATAAATCAGGCGATTTAGTAAAACGCCTGGCTGACGGTAATATTGAATTTGTTTCTCGAAAAGATACGCAAGTCAAAATTCGCGGCCATCGTATTGAAATCGCTGAAATTGAAACACGAATGAATGAAATTGACGGAATTAATGATGCAGTAGTCGTCGTTGAAGTTATAGACGGCGAAAAAACATTAAAAGGGTTCTTCACATCGGATGAAGAGTTATCGTTCAATTCTATTGTTGAAAATTTAAAAGTAACATTACCAAGCTATATGATTCCATCGAAACTTAAACAAATCAAGGATATTCCTTTTGCGCCTACTGGTAAAGCAGACCGTAAAAAGTTAGAGCTGCTTGAAGCAGATCCAGTCGTATTACTTAAAACAGGTGAGATTGTAGAACCGCGAAATGAGATTGAAGCAGATATTTTAGCTGCATGGAAAGCAGTTTTGGAATTAGAAAACATCGGTGTAACGGACGATTTATTTGATATTGGTGGTCACTCATTAAAAATTATTGCGATTTTATCAAAATTAAAAGCAAAATATAGCACAATTTCTATTAAAGATTTCTTCGATTTAAAAACAGTTGAAAATTTAGCGGCTAAGGTGCAAGCCGATGCGATGTTAGGTGCTCGTGAGTTTAAAAAGGAATTTACCCAGCTTACTGAATATCCGAAAATGGCTGTTACTGAAAGATTACCTGAAGTTGAAACAGTGCTTGTAACGGGTGCTACCGGCTTCCTTGGCAGTCACATTGCCGACAAGCTTGTACAGGAAGGAAAAAGAGTAATTTTGCTTGTACGTGGAGAAGATGCAGTTAAGCGTGTAAGCGATACAGTCAAATATTTCTTCAACAAAGAGGTTTCTTCTAATATCCTTGTAGTAAAAGGTGATTTAACTGAAAAGTATTTAGGATTAAAAGAAGAGGAATTTAAGGACTTAGCAGCACGCATTGATGCTATTATTCATAGTGCGGCGGATGTACGTCACTTTGGGGATCGAGAGCATTTCGAAAAAATCAATGTAGAAGGTACGCAAAATATCTTTGAATTAGTAAATGTAAACCCAGCAATCGTATTCCACCATATTTCGACTGTTGGTGTTGTTGAAGATTTACTGGCAGAAGGAAAATGGGGTTTATTAGAAGGGACTACTGAAATGCCAGAAGGTTTATCCGTAGAAAGTGTGTACACGGATACTAAGATGATTGCGGAAAAGTGGATATTAGACAAGGCTAAAGAAAACAAACAAGTTTTTGTTTACCGTATGGGGAATTTAGTAGGTCGTTATAGTGATGGAAAATTCCAAAGCAATATTGACGCAAATGCCTTTTACCGTATGTTAAAACTAATGATTCTAGGCAAGAAGGCACCGAAAGTATTATGGAAAGTGGATTTCACACCAATTGACTTTGCAAGCGAAGTAGTTGTAAATTCCGTACTTAAAACAGATAATTCTCAGCGAGTGTATCATGTAAGCCATCCAAACCCAATTACCTTTGAAGAATTGATCGCCGTTTTAAATGAACTAGACTTCGATATTACAATGATTGAACAAGAAGATTACAACGCCTATATTCTAAGTGACGAAATGAGCGAGGAAGTTAAAAACTTAGCGGTTGCTCAACTTGACGGTGACGGTGCAAACGATTCAAACGCTGTCTATGACAGCAATAACACGATGCAGGTACTCGAGCTTACAAACATTCCTGTATTGAATAAAGAGTACATCGGTAAATTAATCAACCATGCTATTGCAGTCGGATTTATTAAAGAAACAGTTATGGCTTAA